A genomic segment from Eremothecium gossypii ATCC 10895 chromosome III, complete sequence encodes:
- the LTE1 gene encoding mitotic regulator LTE1 (Syntenic homolog of Saccharomyces cerevisiae YAL024C (LTE1)), whose translation MRAEGNDMAESGRAVFSAADYYPAPSGRVITYAAGGRGRQIMAADVTALVAALTSPVDGVEYELFADFFLVYRNFLEARRLLELLEARFDWSLGEIGAGRAKARVVGEITLVRTFVLLRHWVINYFAQDFLPDVALRERFLAFVNGLGGAAGGTRPKIVANIVVSLKKTWAYTVRLIWDDLDLEREFELRSADAWLQFQIPDVTQLKTEAGLQRDSRLSFYARQSSTNPSFRNESVLSLYRPKDNFQLPVRNNDYNIKQGTRIKKRTASMFLYPQDSLNAPSGNQKPQCSLEPPFPAHSHVRKISHISKVTNVSNVIKEVAYPTSPAVESFFPPTPSKKLEFTVNSTYVPPAAAECSREPSAQKKPRSPNGYRAVTGLLSKWRMNHLSRHKACDRTSTVEPAMDNLIKYVFSISSLESPKGDIQEEREISPSKFDILSARTIEEVEHLITVENEVLQKVTAHEGKVPITSSSAREARFPPLLNEAPLLDQAPLGNGQEYSVIDNLNLYRTVSTIATSVIKLTRTASQRQTKVTLPPPPPLRQRPTSLSAFRGSSSRMLLSDSLRRDGYQNSKASLHLRPLASADENAEGSSVQASNPPQVIFHTHALIKTPTDKVFDAKAVEDTSPKTSLVSTQVTDARPPSYESTITYDSDLQDITMRDYNTSNQTENHNDGTLDTNQPILNRKTNHSNLREFLFEASTSGSPAAHTTQEPTDESTGRLGACPTVMRSISEPIPTVMRSNNGDTHTKAKPEFNIQSHDDTFSRKPMRPSLLSPPINIRGSFDTLHRKNVPAPISVPPNPVTKNASVSPASGRISIIKKSGNRTSPTTRSPLLDTTSAFMEKTDSFAKQEASLNALENDLQAILITTGRRSSTFSKSGTDSTIATNVLLESIQTSPQKNTHLMTNISEDDSASNTDTKPMEFSSVGIESSASNSSSFADALCEPANRSSPSHNPYSGQCTTIEDRYRRSRFASQPDSLLGYINENGNKYIFSPGETAEDASPKKDMETLKTKFMTTKEPPVCPSGNDADLALIISKLKETNPSAERIETENPNDDANNLTPPATSSSNNENSSDPVAVALMKLEGTFAKPAKEDNTASKLNSPRSSVLAKEVEKLDFQKWRFPSSKTMNKRQSMFIERRRTMTDIFSSATEDTSSEEQSPKLSDREIRELLETYKLQDPRLNIKNVEHHVPFILMYDSCSIAKQMTLIEREVMNEIDWKDLLDLNMKKSLPRVTSWLQLLLHNEELSGIDLAIARFNLTVDWIISELVMTTDIKLRRNAIQRLIHVAEHCRMYQNYNTVMEIVLALNSVVVQKFTSSWRLIEPADMLTWEHLKSIPSLDRNYHNVRNLLNSIDPIKGCIPFLVVYLSDLALNSEKRDWIVPNEIVNYNKFQTNVQIVKNFIQRVQWARFYDIRADEDLLSKCVYISALSHEEIGYLTSF comes from the coding sequence ATGAGAGCGGAGGGCAACGACATGGCAGAGAGCGGCAGGGCGGTATTCAGCGCCGCAGACTACTACCCGGCGCCGTCGGGACGTGTGATCACGTacgcggcgggcgggcggggGCGCCAGATAATGGCGGCCGACGTGAcggcgctggtggcggcgcTGACGTCGCCGGTGGACGGGGTGGAGTACGAGCTGTTCGCAGACTTCTTTTTGGTCTATCGGAACTTCCTGgaggcgcggcggctgctggagctgctggaggcgcGGTTCGATTGGTCGCTGGGCGAGATCggggcggggcgggcgAAGGCGCGAGTGGTGGGGGAGATCACGCTGGTGCGGACGTTtgtgctgctgcggcacTGGGTGATCAACTACTTTGCGCAGGACTTCCTGCCGGACgtggcgctgcgcgagcgtTTCTTGGCGTTCGTGAACGGGCTGggcggggcggcgggcgggaCGCGGCCGAAGATCGTGGCGAATATCGTGGTGAGCCTCAAGAAGACGTGGGCGTACACTGTGCGTCTGATCTGGGACGACCTGGACCTGGAGCGGGAGTTCGagctgcgcagcgcggaCGCGTGGCTGCAGTTCCAGATCCCGGACGTGACGCAGCTGAAAACGGAGGCAGGGCTCCAGCGCGACAGCCGGCTGAGCTTCTACGCGCGGCAGAGCAGCACGAACCCGAGCTTCCGCAACGAAAGCGTGCTGTCGCTATACCGGCCCAAGGACAACTTCCAGCTGCCGGTGCGCAACAACGACTACAACATCAAGCAAGGGACGCGCATCAAGAAGCGCACGGCGAGCATGTTCTTGTATCCGCAAGACAGCTTGAACGCCCCGTCCGGAAACCAAAAGCCGCAATGCTCGCTCGAGCCGCCGTTTCCCGCTCATAGTCATGTGCGGAAAATCAGCCACATCTCGAAGGTGACCAACGTGTCCAATGTCATCAAGGAGGTTGCGTATCCGACCTCGCCCGCAGTGGAGAGTTTTTTTCCGCCGACGCCATCCAAGAAGCTGGAGTTTACCGTGAATTCGACCTACGTGCCACCTGCCGCTGCGGAATGCAGCCGCGAACCCAGCGCGCAGAAGAAGCCGAGGAGTCCCAATGGGTATCGTGCCGTTACGGGGCTGCTTTCGAAGTGGAGAATGAATCATTTGTCTAGACACAAAGCATGCGACCGCACCAGCACCGTAGAACCGGCTATGGACAACCTGATCAAGTATGTGTTTTCGATCTCCTCGTTGGAGAGCCCGAAGGGCGATATCCAAGAAGAGAGAGAGATCTCGCCGTCAAAATTTGACATTCTCAGCGCACGCACAATAGAAGAGGTAGAGCATCTGATCACGGTGGAGAACGAGGTTTTGCAGAAAGTGACAGCGCATGAAGGTAAGGTTCCAATCACTTCGTCATCGGCACGCGAGGCACGTTTTCCGCCCTTACTGAACGAGGCTCCATTGCTGGACCAGGCTCCGCTCGGAAACGGCCAAGAGTACAGTGTGATTGATAATCTAAATTTGTACAGGACCGTGAGCACCATTGCGACATCAGTGATTAAATTGACTCGCACCGCCTCTCAGAGACAGACAAAGGTTACTCTACCTCCGCCTCCACCATTACGCCAACGGCCTACTTCTTTATCTGCATTTAGGGGAAGTAGTTCACGAATGCTGCTATCGGACTCTCTTCGTAGGGATGGGTACCAAAACAGCAAAGCCAGCCTCCACCTACGGCCTCTAGCATCCGCTGACGAGAACGCAGAGGGTTCTTCCGTTCAAGCCTCAAATCCTCCCCAGGTTATCTTCCACACACATGCCCTGATCAAAACGCCAACTGATAAAGTATTTGATGCTAAGGCTGTGGAAGACACGTCTCCCAAGACATCTCTCGTCAGTACGCAAGTGACAGATGCGCGGCCTCCATCGTATGAGTCAACCATTACCTATGATTCGGATCTGCAGGATATTACCATGCGCGACTATAATACCAGTAATCAAACGGAGAACCACAACGATGGCACTCTAGATACCAACCAACCAATCTTGAACAGAAAGACGAACCATTCCAACCTCAGGGAATTTTTATTTGAAGCGTCCACTTCAGGGTCCCCAGCAGCTCATACGACGCAGGAGCCGACTGATGAGTCCACTGGCAGATTAGGCGCTTGTCCTACAGTAATGCGCTCCATCTCAGAACCGATCCCAACTGTTATGAGGTCTAATAATGGCGATACGCACACTAAGGCGAAGCCGGAGTTTAATATACAGTCCCATGATGATACCTTTAGCAGGAAACCGATGCGGCCATCCCTGCTATCACCTCCCATTAACATTAGAGGTTCTTTTGATACCCTACATCGTAAGAATGTGCCTGCCCCGATATCTGTTCCTCCAAATCCAGTGACGAAAAACGCCTCTGTAAGCCCAGCCAGTGGAAGGATCAGCATTATAAAGAAGTCGGGGAATCGCACCTCTCCGACTACCCGATCGCCATTACTTGATACCACTTCAGCGTTCATGGAAAAAACTGATTCCTTCGCAAAACAAGAGGCGAGCTTAAATGCTTTGGAAAATGATTTACAGGCGATACTGATCACTACCGGACGACGCTCTAGCACATTTTCCAAATCTGGGACAGATTCGACTATAGCGACCAATGTATTATTGGAATCCATCCAGACGAGTCCACAGAAAAATACCCATCTCATGACAAATATCTCCGAAGATGATTCTGCATCAAATACAGATACCAAGCCTATGGAATTTTCGTCTGTTGGCATTGAATCGAGTGCCAGTAACAGCAGTTCGTTTGCAGATGCCTTGTGTGAACCGGCAAACAGAAGTTCGCCTTCCCATAATCCATATTCAGGGCAATGCACTACGATAGAAGACCGCTATAGACGCTCCCGGTTTGCTAGTCAACCGGACTCATTACTTGGCTACATCAATGAGAACGgtaataaatacatcttTTCACCAGGAGAGACCGCAGAAGATGCATCACCTAAAAAGGATATGGAAACGCTGAAAACAAAATTCATGACCACTAAGGAACCTCCGGTATGCCCATCAGGCAATGATGCAGACCTTGCACTCATTATTTCAAAGCTGAAAGAGACAAATCCTTCAGCTGAGAGAATAGAAACAGAGAATCCGAACGATGATGCAAATAATTTAACCCCTCCAGCAACCTCTAGTTCAAATAATGAAAACAGTTCAGATCCAGTTGCAGTTGCACTTATGAAATTAGAAGGGACATTTGCTAAGCCCGCCAAAGAGGACAATACTGCTTCGAAATTGAACAGCCCACGTAGTAGTGTGTTAGCAAAAGAAGTCGAAAAGCTTGATTTCCAAAAATGGCGATTTCCCTCTTCTAAGACTATGAATAAACGACAATCCATGTTTATCGAAAGAAGGCGTACTATGACGGACATATTTTCCTCTGCTACAGAGGACACTTCTTCTGAAGAACAAAGCCCTAAACTGTCAGACCGTGAAATACGGGAGTTGCTAGAAACCTACAAACTGCAAGATCCGAGACTAAACATAAAGAATGTTGAACACCATGTCCCATTTATTTTAATGTATGATTCATGTTCCATCGCTAAGCAAATGACGTTGATTGAGCGAGAAGTAATGAATGAAATAGACTGGAAAGACCTCCTTGACCTTAACATGAAGAAGTCCCTACCAAGGGTGACGAGTTGGCTTCAGTTGTTATTGCATAATGAAGAGTTGTCAGGCATAGATCTTGCGATTGCTAGGTTCAATCTTACTGTTGATTGGATAATTTCTGAACTGGTCATGACTACGGATATTAAGCTACGAAGAAACGCTATTCAAAGATTAATCCACGTTGCGGAACATTGCCGAATGTATCAAAATTATAATACCGTCATGGAAATAGTTCTTGCATTAAACTCGGTCGTTGTTCAGAAGTTTACCAGCTCATGGCGCTTAATTGAGCCAGCTGACATGCTCACATGGGAGCACTTAAAAAGTATCCCAAGCTTGGACCGCAATTATCACAACGTGCGCAACCTACTCAACAGTATTGATCCTATTAAGGGGTGTATACCCTTCTTGGTAGTCTACCTCTCGGACCTGGCATTAAACTCTGAGAAACGCGACTGGATTGTCCCAAATGAAATTGTTAACTACAATAAGTTCCAGACTAATGTTCAAATTGTGAAGAACTTCATACAGCGAGTCCAGTGGGCAAGGTTTTATGATATACGGGCCGACGAGGACTTATTGAGCAAATGCGTGTATATCAGTGCGTTGTCTCATGAGGAAATTGGATATTTAACTTCCTTTTAA
- the JLP1 gene encoding sulfonate dioxygenase (Non-syntenic homolog of Saccharomyces cerevisiae YLL057C (JLP1)): MTVRVGAGNGANGNFDTHFFAEQDEVGDDGILRLANRYILNSKFPKFLPTWDHSQKYPPLVFHKYLDPALRADPQLPRFLNENVQISKITPRFGSEVRGLQLSSLDAAGKDELALLASQRGVLVFRDQDFASKGPGYFEQYGSHFGKLHVHQTSGAPAGHPYLHVTFRRPDRKEFERVFRDHHSSIRFHSDVSYELQPPSYTFFTVLEGPDGGGDTLFSDATEAFNRLSPPLQDFLSKLHVLHSAKEQAQNAQEQGGIQRREPVAHIHPLVRVHPVLKTKSFFVNRGFTRKIVELKQTESDLLLDFIYNIIENTHDLQLRASWEPGTVTVWDNRRVNHSAIIDWEEPVSRHGVRITPHGERPVEDLKYLNDGDYYTSQAEVDYFTE; the protein is encoded by the coding sequence ATGACAGTTAGAGTAGGAGCTGGGAATGGTGCTAATGGTAATTTTGATACCCATTTTTTTGCTGAACAGGATGAGGTTGGCGACGACGGAATATTAAGATTGGCAAATCGTTATATTTTAAATTCGAAGTTCCCCAAATTTCTTCCAACTTGGGATCATTCGCAAAAGTACCCGCCCTTAGTATTCCATAAGTATTTGGATCCTGCTCTCAGAGCAGATCCTCAGTTACCGAGGTTTTTGAATGAGAACGTCCAAATTTCTAAAATAACGCCCCGGTTCGGAAGCGAGGTTCGTGGCTTGCAACTTTCCTCCTTGGATGCTGCCGGAAAGGACGAATTGGCACTGTTGGCTTCACAAAGGGGAGTCTTAGTCTTTAGAGACCAGGACTTTGCATCCAAGGGCCCGGGTTACTTCGAGCAGTATGGTTCCCATTTCGGAAAATTACATGTTCACCAAACCTCTGGCGCTCCTGCAGGCCATCCATATCTACATGTCACATTTAGACGCCCCGACAGAAAGGAATTTGAGAGGGTTTTCCGTGACCACCATAGCTCCATACGTTTCCACTCGGATGTGTCATATGAGTTACAACCACCGTCTTACACATTCTTCACAGTTCTAGAAGGGCCCGATGGGGGAGGAGATACTTTGTTTAGCGATGCCACGGAAGCATTTAATAGGCTTTCGCCTCCTCTTCAGGACTTTCTGAGTAAGCTACACGTACTGCATAGCGCTAAAGAGCAAGCCCAGAATGCGCAAGAACAGGGTGGAATTCAACGGAGAGAACCGGTCGCACACATTCATCCATTAGTGCGTGTCCATCCTGTGCTCAAGACAAAAAGCTTCTTCGTGAATAGAGGGTTTACAAGAAAGATTGTGGAGCTCAAGCAAACTGAATCCGATCTGCTGCTAGATTTTATATATAATATCATCGAGAACACGCATGATCTCCAGTTAAGGGCAAGCTGGGAACCTGGTACTGTAACTGTCTGGGACAATAGGCGTGTTAACCATTCGGCCATCATTGATTGGGAAGAGCCTGTTTCTAGACATGGCGTCAGAATCACTCCTCATGGCGAGAGACCCGTTGAGGATTTGAAGTATCTGAACGATGGGGATTATTACACGAGCCAAGCGGAAGTGGACTATTTCACCGAATGA